Genomic segment of Vitis riparia cultivar Riparia Gloire de Montpellier isolate 1030 chromosome 19, EGFV_Vit.rip_1.0, whole genome shotgun sequence:
GTTCAAGACAAAATATCATATTCTCATTCATTCTATCACTACACTTAACATCAAAGACTTTGTAACTCATAGGATAATACGTCTTCATGTAGGGCTCTTCCATGTGCTGTCTccatctccatttgcatattctgGACAGTAACTGCAACAGCTTCTTATAGTTCACATTAATGCTAATATGCCAAAATCATTTCCTCATTCAAATTCAGCTCATTTGACACTTGTCTTCATTGAAAGGATTAGATCTGGGAATATTCAAATCTAGATAAGCACTTCCCTATGGCTACTATTCTTTAGATCCTGAAAAGTTTTTGATATCTATGCCATCATGAGAATACAGCAACatgaataaaaggaaaattcaaattgaaaatgcTGTTGAAGTGGGAATGTGTTCTTCCTTTGATGGGAAGACTTGTAGTGGTAAATCACTGGTCCATTATTGAAGGTGTGTAGAAGCTTGTTTCTCTTGTTAAGAATCTTGATGACGGTAGCCACTAGAGAAAAGTGATCAAGAACCCAAGAGAGTGAATAAGAAGGAAATGGTGACTGAATTCTAAGTACATATGGGAAAAATTAATTCTTACATTACttaagaaggaaagaaattatatttggtATTGGATAATCTAGTTAATTTAGATCAAATATTCATGTCCATCTTGAATCAAGTCAGCATATGCTAATGTGGTATATATAAACAACCATTCATGTTCCATAATCTCAATGGGGATTAGTggaatgtaaaaataaataaaagagtaaGTTAGTTTTTCATTAAGAATAGGaactcaaatttatttctttattagtaaacaattttaaatttaaatgaatttttttttcgataatataatataaatgggTAAGAGTACCACATCAACATGCTACGAGATATAATAAGATTACTAAACATTTTTTCTTCCtaattttagtgaaaaaaaaaaattgattagttACCTATCGCATTGTAGAGACTTCAATTAATATTGTGAAACTGATGAGAAATGGTAATGAAAAATGATGATCATAATCATTGATCGAGATATTTTGTTGTCATATTAGCACTTAGACAATATCTAATCACAAATTGaattaaaagattaaatataGGGTACCtctaagaaattttttatcctaAATTAATTTGTTAGAAGTTTATATTAGTCCAAAAGATCAAGTTAGATACAACCGACAATACAACTTGTGGGTAatgggaatttttttgttttttttttataaatcaatacAAGTTGTTAGGAatattaggctaatccaacctatggtaatcaccctagaggggaggaggggtgaatagggtgatggtctcttttcgcaaatttaaactatgtgaatgaagagacaattatatgtaaatatataataagcaatataaatacaattgcatataaattaaagagtaaggaagagagaatgcaaacacaagagtttatagtggttcggcgcaactcggcctacatccactctcctctagcttcaatctcgagcttgaggttccactaattcaaggttccaaaccaagccttcaagcaatacaattggattatggttccaattcaccctcttagaattttggctccaagcaccctttacacttctcaagagatatcctaCTCTTGAACAACTTCCTCTCAaggatttacaaataaaatgatctctcaaaaatcctatcacaagaattttaaattcaaatgttacaagaaaactatgattgaaaggtgcactaaggatatgcaagttttagaacaatggtgcactcaaaaacactcttccaaggctcaaatataatcaagaaagatttgggaaggttaagcttattaaacaatgaagattgaagtctttttatagaagagaaaaaccaaactagccgtttgggggttcgaccggtcgggCTAGTGGTCGACCGGTTGATTAGCAGTTAGCATTAAATGCTTGACAGGTGACCATTGGGCCTCAATCGGACCTTGACCAGACCTCAACCAGACCTCGACCAGACCTTAACCAGTTGAGCTTCAACCTTaaccggttgaacaaccgttctagaagaaagaaaaagttttttacACCCTCGAACGGTTGAGGTGGGGCTCTACCCGGGCTTCGAACGGTTGAGTTGTGGGTCgacccggacctcgaccggttgagttgggggtcgacccgAACCTTGACTGGTTGAGCTTGCGATCGACCTATTCCTCATCCGGTTCAATCAGTTGAGCcgttttttggctcaacaattaactttttcaacttaaaaccttttaaaacaagtttgaaaaacatttaacacaaagttttagttgaaaaatatgaaatcatcaaattcttaaaatatttaaaacaaaataactcttggataaTTTTGGTgaataagtaaagaatgtaatgtatgaaaatcctagtgcaccaacaaccttataaagagatcttatgaagcttggattttgaaaaacacttctctttgaggtggtctttttcttcatgatttctccttgacttgatttgtctttgtgattgccactttggaaatcgtcttgcctaattacacttgaaatattgtcattagttctaaactttgttttgttatcatcaaaatcaagattaaccaaactttgGTTTCACACAACCTTCCATAACGAAGCTCTTTGGACTCTCTATGTGTATCCTAACCTCAAAGTGAATAGGAATTGAACCTGCAACCATACATCTCTATTACACATCCCAACATGTGGCCTAACCAATAGGGACCCGGGCACTCTAACAAACTCTTATAAGTAATAAGACTATTGCGTGGATTAAGGTACCTTAACAAGCTCTTACGAATATTGAGGGTATTGTATCGATTCATCACCCTACtaataacaattttataattacCATTATGAAGCAAAtgagaaaaaggtgaaaaatgATGATTGTAAACATCAATAGGAAatcgtaaaaaaatattttttatcataacaaATTGATCATATCTATATAATAGTCTAAAAGATTAAGTTAGATATAATAAACAACAAGCTTGATGAGTAACGAGACTATTGTGGGGATCCATCACCTTATTAGGAATAAGTTTATTGCAAATTGATTTATCgagatgtttttatttatttattgttattttatatattagagCAAAGAGAACTTTATTGTTATCATTTATGtccaaatatttatatttcattgGCACAAAATGTATGTCCATATCTCAAATTAAGGCATGTTTGGttgtatttttgtttgatttatgattttaaaattttaattttaaaagtaattccGAAACTcatcttttaaaacttatttacaACATTtaacaatcaaaattaaaaaataaaattatcaaaattaatgttttgatttccaaatattgtaaacttattttaaactgaaaatttattatcaatGAGTAACTcacatcttatttttctttttattgaacaaaaaatactagtatgtaaaaataaaaaataagaataataattttaaaaagtagaaaatggtaagaaaaataattgaacaattaaacatatttgatatttataaaaattaaaaccctatTCGGAAAACCcctaaattttcttcttctttttttaattaagaaaattagcAATGTATTTAAATTgtacttaattatttttattttttaatctacaTTTCAGATACAGGTGCAAATTAGTGCATCTTAATCAGAATTTGGGCTTGGGTTACGGGCTCGGCAACCCGAATCCGTAAGTCCGTGACCCAACCAACGGTTGGAGTGCATCTTACCGTAGTCAACGGTGGATATCAAGTGTTTTTCATTTGTTCATAAACGAGATGACCGTTGGAGCTTACCAGCGTATCTATCTTCATATGAGAGGGACCCTTTCGTCATTTCACACgttcaatttgaaacctctagCCGTTGAAGCTGAATATTTTCGAATCGTACAAATTCGACCGTTGCACAAGTCAAAAGCCCCATATCTCCAACCTTCCAGAAGACCCCTCTCTCCCTCCTCCTCActatctctctcttttctcgGCAAATCGATGGCTGATCAGAGTACAAACCCACTAATCATGGACGCCAAATCCGTGCACCCACTTCACCAGATCGCAGAAACCCCAACCCACAGGCTCCTCCTGAAGCAGTGGCTCAAAGAAGAAGAGCTCATCCTCAACCGCATCTCCCTCAAGGAGACCCAAATCGATGGAGTTCGAAGAGAGATCACACAACTCTActgcttcttcttcatcttccactCCACTCTCCTCATCCTCCTCTTCAACAATTCATCCTCAAACCCAAATGGTAGTGCTTGCCATAGGTCCTGGATCCCATCTCTCTGCTCTCTTCTCTGCTCTCTAGGCCTCATTTGGGCTGTTCGGTACAAGACTGATGTCGAAAGCCACATGGAGAAGCTACTGGAGAGGGAGAAAGAGGATGGGAAGCTACTGGGGAAGTGTGTCGAGGAGTTGAAGAAAAAGGGGGTCGAATTCGATCTGTTAAAGGAGGTGGACGCGCTCCGGAGGGCTAAGAGCTTGCGGGTGGAGGCGAAGGCAGTGCGGAAATGGTCGGCGAGGGACTTTGtgacctttttcttcttcactgTGTCTTGCCTGGTTCTGGGTCTTGTAAGGGTGATTTtatgtaattagggttttttttttcttcccttcatcatCAGAATACTTTTTGTTTTGGGGTTGGCAGAAGATTCTTTGTTTCTACCATTAAATTGCAGGAAAATTGGTGTTTGGGTGGGGAAGAAAATGCAGAATATACTGTTCTGCTTTTGTAATTTGGGGAACCCATATGGAGAATCACggaataaaattggatttttaatttactatttCCCCTAAATTTTGTCTGAATTTGTGTTTTATTAGCTAGAAAATTTGGATATTCGGAGCATTTCAGTTTGATCTGTAAACGCCATAGTATTagatttctaatatttcttCTTATTGGGCTATTTAGGAATATTTTGTGTGATTAGCagttttcttcctcttcaaaatttgaatattttttgtttttgggtgtAGGAAATGTGTTTGGAATCTGTTCTGCTTATGTAATTTGTGGAATATACATCCAGAATCACCAAATAAATCTGGGATCCTGGTTAGTTCTTTgagtttttgtttgattttatgttttgttaGCTAAGAATTTGGGATATCATGAGCCAACTGAATCTAGCTCTGAAATGGAGCACCAGTGGGATGGATAATTGTAATCCAACAGCTCCATTGTATTTTATTGGCCGGACATGGTATAATGCGGAAGTGGTATAAGGCAGAGCATTCTGTTCTGCTCCTGGTAACTCATAGAAGTGGAACCCCATCTAGAGAATTCTGTTCTGCCCAGGAAATTTGGTGTTTGGATTGGAAGAAAATGCAGAACATTCTGTTCTGCTGCAAATTTGTTTCAGAATTCTATGAGCTACAGCTCATAGAATTCTAAAACAAATTTGGATTTTGAGATGTATGTTGTctcatttttctattatttcgTACGTGATCAGCCCTGTTTCATGGGTGGAAGTTTTCCTGCCAAATATTAGTGCAAGAATGTAAAAGAAAggaattttttaattcatatttttgttattatttcttTCTGACCAAACATAGCTTACTTAATAAGTGACTACCATAAAATGCCTTTAGTGAGGTCAATTCAGTAATCAATCACCAGGCTATTTGAACTTGGCTACAGTTTGAATCAAAGCTACAAACACTAAGTTCAAAACTTCAAAGTTATGACTTCTCCTTCTCAAGACAAAAGCTGTACTCTCCCTCTCAAGCATTATGTTAGAAGTTCAGAAATAGATGAGTAAGTCCCCAAAACCCCAGCCAAAATTCCAAATACAATTATCCCAACAATGCCCATCTGCTCACAGTTCCAATTCCAATTGAGATCAGAAATCTTCAAGTAGCACAAGCATGGGAGCAGAAAAGAAGCCGAAACAACAAAAACTGACCCAACAATGGCCATCAAGGTCTCGTAATATGGGAAGACATAGGCCACAATAACAGTACTGATCAGCAATGCTACTCTTATGAGCAATCTCACCGGTTTCTGATTCTTGTACTTTTCTGATAGTCCACCTTCAATGGCAGTTGCAATTGGGGCTACCAACAAGGAATATCTAGTAACTGGAATAAGTAAAGTTGTATATATTGCAACTCTTCCACTAACTTTACTCGTTGGTAGATTCAAAGTAATTTCTGATTCAACACCATCTCCATACATAAGATAGCCCAATATCGCTATTGTCATGTAGTTGAGAGTTGCCAGAACAAAACTAAACACCAAGACCTGCAGATTTAATAAACACAAAAGACCAACAGTTTTAGATGTCTATTCTTAAGACCTTGCTGTATAAGTTGACTGTGAACCAAGAAAAAGCAGGCAGCAACTGCCTCTATGTATCAGTTTCAGGCTTTCGGCAATGTCAATtgcaaataatatttttaagcaGTTTATAACTGTTTCTATGGAGATTACTACACAGACTAAATAAGAAAATCGATCACATGACAATCTCTAGGCAACCACGgagaaatagttttttcataAGATGTAAGTAAAATGAATGATGTTAAAGTTTCAACCTTACTGAACTGGCAGGAATCTCGCATAGACATGTATATTGAAGGGATGACTGGGTGTCCACCAAATGAAACAATATATAA
This window contains:
- the LOC117909301 gene encoding uncharacterized protein LOC117909301, with protein sequence MADQSTNPLIMDAKSVHPLHQIAETPTHRLLLKQWLKEEELILNRISLKETQIDGVRREITQLYCFFFIFHSTLLILLFNNSSSNPNGSACHRSWIPSLCSLLCSLGLIWAVRYKTDVESHMEKLLEREKEDGKLLGKCVEELKKKGVEFDLLKEVDALRRAKSLRVEAKAVRKWSARDFVTFFFFTVSCLVLGLVRVILCN